One window of the Salvia splendens isolate huo1 chromosome 1, SspV2, whole genome shotgun sequence genome contains the following:
- the LOC121745074 gene encoding uncharacterized protein LOC121745074 yields MPPRRRRGQHVGNNVEEQTEGSVGNPPPPPPPPLPQPNKREYIKAFRKENPPKFDGLGEPPKAEAWVRDIERVFEFMGCMDRERLACVTYQLTGPADFWWETKKRTMDPARREALTWEEFKEEVYNKYVPMSYRQAKVVEFHTLKQGSMTVTEYDRALCEMTRYAPELVDTDEKMAAKFRSGLRPEIRVAVASRRGIPYSEVLGCALDVEEALPKNERTTNPTPSAPQANFRDKRKWEGNRAPFDNKRRFSTFRQPQNHGRQIVPHQRGNPQRTPYCNRCSKHHVGECRVGGIRCYACGGNGHVSRECPNNNKGGVKNGQGQRPPQQPQPIRQVAPQQARAYALKGNQGQEPQASKGKENLTG; encoded by the exons ATGCCCCCAAGACGTAGACGTGGTCAGCATGTGGGGAACAATGTGGAGGAACAGACGGAAGGAAGTGTCGGGAATCCgcccccgcctccaccaccacctctaccccaaccaaacAAAAGGGAGTACATCAAAGCCTTTCGGAAAGAGAACCCACCCAAGTTCGATGGATTGGGAGAGCCCCCGAAGGCGGAGGCATGGGTACGCGACATTGAGCGTGTCTTTGAGTTTATGGGATGCATGGACAGAGAACGCCTGGCCTGCGTGACGTATCAGCTGACAGGACCCgctgacttttggtgggaaacgaagaagagAACTATGGACCCCGCTCGCCGTGAGGCACTTACTTGGGAGGAGTTTAAGGAAGAAGTTTACAATAAGTATGTTCCCATGAGTTATCGACAGGCGAAGGTAGTGGAGTTCCACACTTTAAAACAAGGAAGTATGACGGTCACGGAGTACGACCGCGCCCTATGTGAGATGACTCGTTATGCGCCAGAATTGGTGGAtacagacgagaagatggccGCAAAGTTCCGTTCCGGCCTTAGGCCAGAGATAAGGGTAGCGGTGGCTAGTCGCaggggaattccttattccgaggtattgggctgtgccttagatgtggaggaagcactgcccaagaatgagaggacaacaaaccctaccccatctgcaccccaagcgaactttagagacaagaggaaatgggagggaaaccgagctccttttgacaacaagaggcgtTTCTCCACTTTTCGGCAACCACAGAATCATGGGCGCCAAATTGTGCCACATCAGAGGGGAAACCCGCAGAGAACACCCTACTGTAATCGGTGCTCCAAGCATCATGTTGGGGAGTGCCGAGTTGGAGGCATTCGATGTTATGCCTGCGGTGGAAACGGGCACGtgtctcgagagtgcccaaacaacaacaaaggtGGAGTGAAGAATGGGCAAGGACAGAGACCACCACAGCagcctcaaccaatccgacaagtggccccacagcaAGCAAGGGCATATGCGCTCAAAGGGAATCAAGGGCAGGAACCCCAAGCCAGCAAGGGCAAAGAGAATTTGACAG gttga